The stretch of DNA gAATCTCGGTACAACTGAATATTTCTCAAATCCTGTcaagtaaaattcattttgctGTAGCACGGATTCACGAAGTTATGCCGGTGTTCAAATGTACTAAAATTTCAACTGGATATACAGAAACGTGATTTCATCGGCTCGTTttagatgtatatatacatttaaatACTCGCAATATCACAGTTTTTAACAAAACCAGAGGCAGTGAAGGTCATTATCCGATGATGCTAACAAAATGGTGAAGCGGTCGGATCAATTGTATTGAACATTTGTTTTAACGAAGCCGAACTCATTTGATCCGTAATTGCTTCGGCATTTTGAGACTCGGCGACAGATTCGGGAAACGCGGCCTGCTGGGATGATTGTTGAACACCGACAAAGGGAGGTCTGGAAGCGTCCAGCGAACCGGTCGCTGCCCCTCGCGGATCTTTACTACCGCGACTGGATGATATCGATTGTTGCGTTGATCGCACGTGTTGAGAATTTGGAGGCCGATTGTAAGCGGAATACGAGTTCATTGTGTCAATACTATCGACGCCTCCCAGCGGCGATGTGTACTCAAAACGTTCTTTATAGCTCTGATCAACCGGTGGCGCGTATTGTAATTCACCGGTTAATTGTTCATCACTGCCGATAGTAGCACCTTTTTGCGTCTGTAATTCGCCACCACTGTTTTGTTTCGTCGATGGACGTCGTTTAAATCGAGGGTCGTAACGATGCGATAGAGTCACCGATGACGACGAGTTCGATCCTGCCGGAGGTGATTCGCAGAGATTTTCCGGTATTTCGCTTTGTTCGTAAGCGCATTCAACGGTATCCGTCTGCTGACCCAAACCTACCCCTAAAACTCCTCCGGTCGAATTATCCGGTGGCTTTAGTAACAGTCTCGGCATTTGAGTCAGAGGATCTGGACTTTGAATATCGGCGTCCAATTTAGAATCGGAAAGAGCCATTCTTGGATCGAATGGTTTTTGTGGTATATTGTTCAGCGGCTGCTGTTGTACGACTCGCGTACGTGGATCACTAGAATTCGTACTCAAACTCCTCTGCAATGTCGCCGCTGCCGGCTTTAACGACGTCGGTAAATTCGGAAGCGACTGTTGCTCGGTCAACAACGGAGGTAGTTCTAATTTTGGTAATGAGCTGACAGGTGGCGCTTTGATCGCCATCGGTTTCACGTTGATGTGACTGTACCTTAAGAATCGTGGATCGTCTTTCCAACGAGGGTCAGTTTTATCGATGTCCCCGGGTAGACTCGGACGCTGATGCGGTTCCAACATGACCGGTCTCAACATGTAAACCATCGGCGATGGAGTCAATGCGTATATCTCTTCATTTGGATCGATCGGAGGACCGTGACGACTGACCAATGGAGGAAGCGTAAACCCACCGCTCGAAGGAGATACGTGGCCGGTCGACATTCTCGGGTCGCGCTGTTGTACGGCACCGATCCGAGGATCCGAAGTACTACGAGACAGAGGAGCGTTTTGATTCTGCGACGCCGGAATGTTCTGTTGTGTCTCTGATGATGGGAGACGCGACTGTAAACGTGGATCCGATTGTTGTTGAGTATTGGTAGTAGCAGCGACAGACATACGTGGATCTCTATTGCGCGGATCAGTTGCGGGTGTCGAGTTTATTCTTCTTGGATCGCGAAAGGGAGCAGCAGCGCTGAAAGCGATTAAACAAGCGTTAATGAATGTTTCATGTCATTGCCCAGAATGGAGAAAGACCATAGGGGAGGTTACAATATTGGACATCTGGTCGATTGCATCAAATGAGAGAATCTGAATACACACAGAAAAAGTTTCTCTTCTGAAAGAATTCAAGTTTTTGCTTAAATTCTTAGATGAAAAATTGACAGAAGTAGGGGACCAGGGAACCTATATACCGTATTTACCTATTTGGTGCGGATGAAGGAGCAGGCGCCCCCACACCAGGTGGTGGCTGCGACGACTGATGACGTAAAAACGATAACATTCCATTGATATCGAAACCAGATGGTGGCGGCGGCATCCCTGGAGGTGGTAATAGAGGCATACCAGGTGGTGGGAGAGGCATCGGTGGAAGTCCCCCGAACGACTGCAGTAATGGGTTGCTTTGAACTTGACCAGAAGCCGTGCTCTACAATATACAAAGAGAAACTTATGTAAAAGTAATGAAATGAACGCATGAAAATAACTACAGCCCAGGTCTCCTCATAATAAACGTGGTTTTTTCACAAAATTGTCTTTCGTTTAACGGACTGAGGGTCCAGTAGGATCAACTAACAGCATTTTAATTTTGAGCTTTCTCAACGGATTTGCAATAGTATGTTAAGAGGAAATCTTGGAGCACAACACCGTAGCAATCATGTTCAACTTTGATAATAAACATGGTAATGAGGCTCCCCCATGACCTACTAGCACATGGCAGAATAATCAATACTATGTTCTAAATTCATGTTCTTGACGACATCATAGAAAAGTCCTTCAGTGTGCAACATTGACTTTGTATTATAGtgtaaatttcatattttctttgtGTACAGTTTGTTGCTACATGTTGCCTGTGAATTATTAATCAGCCGGTTATTCATCTGTCTGTCGCACCTCATTCATTGTCTTTTCTTACTATGTCTCTGTCATGCTCAAACTGTGAGTTAGTTAGTAGTTGAAGAATATTTGTCTTAGCTACAAGCAAGCATGCCCGCTTGGAGTTCCAAGTTGGAAATAAACTACGATACACAATTTAGAGCAACTCTTCTTGTCTCTCTGGACTTTCCAAAACTGTCAAAGGCTTCAGATGACAATGATCGAAGCCGGCTTATAAGCGTCGCGATAAGTCTCATAATATTTGGATGCTGATGGGCTAATTTCCCAGTGATGTCATTGTCAAGAAACTATGTCAAGCATCGATTAGTGGAATGgggaaaaattaattgaaatttttcctCATTTTCGGCCAGTACTTCCTAACGGCTTAGAGCTGATGGATGAAACTTTGCATATTAATTCCAACACCTATTTCCCtcctaatgacaaaatatcagctgtGTATATTCTTACAATTTGTGCCACCAAGTgctaacagaaagttactctcAAACTATTCTATACGGATCAACTGAATGGATGATTATTTTTTACCTTCTGAGCGATGTCTTTAAGCACATCGGAAAGACTTTTCTTCGGCATTGAAGTTTCATCATCGCTACTATCTGAATACCAatcttcatcatcttcatcagctTGTTAATTAgaagaatgaaataatttttatagaaCCGAAAAACAATTATATAGTTCAGTATcatgtgatttagaaaaaccAAGGCTACGAGGAACTCGGGTTTCTATCTTAGTACCATTTTTATCGCCTACAAAACAAACTGCACATATTCATAGGTACATGctaataatatatattcatagcCTGTTTGCTTACGGCATTTCCAAATGCTATCTATAGTTCACATCCACGCTCAATAAAGTGACAACTAGGTCTATAGTCCATtaattaatggatgagacccaATTTTCTGGGATATTGCTGAAATTATTACCTCAATAACCAGAAAACCCAGACTCAAAGGCCCCTTAAAATATAATGAGTGTACCCAAAACAGAAGTTTTTATCTCCTATTTAGTGTATGTACACATAGAAAGTGATATATGTTATTTACCTCCTTTTTTGTCCTTTTTGCTCTTCTTTGGTTTGTTCTTCTCATCAACTGTTTCAGTTGTTGATGAAGTTGGGCTTGAACTGCCTTCACCGGGTTGCTGCACCTGCTGTAGCCGCAACAGTAACTGTCGTTGCACCGGTGGTAGATTATCAGGAATTTCAAATGCGGCAATTTTTCGGCCGTCTTGTGGATTTTCTGCAGATTTCTCATCAATCGTCGTTGATTGCGCTGCCTCCGTTGGTTCTTCTACGCTTTCGCCTAATTCAACATTAATCAGAGATAATGAGTAAAAAAACTTTTCATGAGCTTTAAATGGCGGGTTCTAATGAGAATGGAACATCTGTGATGGACTAGTCAAAATTAACCCCGATAAACTACAATACTTTCTATACTGACAAAATCCTAATTAGGAGttgacttttttttaaaagaataatgttatttgattgaaatgatCTAAATTCCAATTTGTGAGTCAGTTTTACATTATGTAGCAAggcaattttctctaaaatacTTTGAAATAAGACAAATATTTCTTACAGAGAAAATAATCATGTTCCaatggaaaaatgaaatatgagcCTGCGTTTCCATATATGTGACAATAAATTATTGGTTGGCTACACAACAATGCATTGTAATTTAGAGCAATTTGGCAACTGTGCGCacaaaaaatgaacaaatattGACATGGCCATGTGGTCAAAATCTACATCAAAATTTGCGTTGAGGCTTTGATGAGGGTAAAACATCATGTGGGTTTGCacacattttcaatatcagtTATGCATATATTTACGTACCAGCAGGTTGACTATCACTCGTTtgatctttttctgttggctcTTTATTCTccttattattttcattttcttctttcGTAACGGAGCTAGCACCGGCAGTTTTATCAGTCTGTAACTCGAGTTGTTTTTCCATCTCGATGTCCTCATTATCCGATGGAACCGGGGTATCTTGTTGATTCTCTTCTGGATTTTGCGAAGAAGTCGGTGGTTGATGTCTGGTTTGTTGTTGTATGGCGCTCGCCAGGGCGTGAGCGACGGCATTGACGACCGAATTCGCTGATGGCTGCGGTGGAGGCGGTAACGACATTCCCGGCGGGGGACCACCAATCATCATACCCGGTGGCATTTGTGGCGTCGGTAAAAGCGGAGGTCGCATTGGCATTCGTTGTGGTGACATAAATGTATCTTGATAGAAACCACTGTGACTGAAAATAACAAGCCATCAATGCTACAAATTATACGTGACAATGTGTTGGAGTATAGTATACCAGTTAAGTTCCcttgatttaatttcaggAACAAATACTTCCGAGATGAATTTGGCTTTTCCTTTGTCTCCATGATTTGTATACGGCAGATAATGTGGTATAAAATTGGCATATCACTTGTAGTGATTCTTACCCTGGTGCGGAAAAATTCTCCTTCGGTGGCGGAGCGAGATCTAAATCTAAAAGCGAGGGTATCTTCTTGTCTGTGGATGACGTTCCTGCGCAAAGAAAATACAGGAAAACTTAATTCACGAGTCATTAATGCGGAAC from Tubulanus polymorphus chromosome 11, tnTubPoly1.2, whole genome shotgun sequence encodes:
- the LOC141912928 gene encoding uncharacterized protein LOC141912928 isoform X1, with product METADKQREAEDIDMEEGELTDEEDMGTEAAPSAELNQLTVKHDKKSKKRRSHDDEEEAEDGEDGSDDSDDGRKRSKRKRKRRRKDETEDERRERKERRKKKHHRSRHDHSDDEDEGGELSADNKKSSPRRRGGHHHHAEKSASDWSEMAQNWHSSSSRGKRDRSPQDKYGNDYYGSPDRERDPLDRGYDDYGSGDDRYPPGDGASPSHDDEFDEPFSSPRQRRGRDYRGGDFGNNDDSDNDMFNNDRQTQSQAFGRGRGRGRGGRGSRSNRGRGSRGGRGGNNSHGQAFGNGPAFGEGGGSRSEQLSMKQIKKSEKYRKYVESGGKTFNKSDLNTQLQQERPKQPCRFFKDGHCAKEKECPFSHEFAPIKRPEVCKFYIVSQCTKADNCIYMHGEFPCKYYQTGAPCYAGEKCKFSHANPMSDEQKEILDNLLGRNHDDHHRPPRRSPKKSSELKGTSSTDKKIPSLLDLDLAPPPKENFSAPGHSGFYQDTFMSPQRMPMRPPLLPTPQMPPGMMIGGPPPGMSLPPPPQPSANSVVNAVAHALASAIQQQTRHQPPTSSQNPEENQQDTPVPSDNEDIEMEKQLELQTDKTAGASSVTKEENENNKENKEPTEKDQTSDSQPAGESVEEPTEAAQSTTIDEKSAENPQDGRKIAAFEIPDNLPPVQRQLLLRLQQVQQPGEGSSSPTSSTTETVDEKNKPKKSKKDKKGADEDDEDWYSDSSDDETSMPKKSLSDVLKDIAQKSTASGQVQSNPLLQSFGGLPPMPLPPPGMPLLPPPGMPPPPSGFDINGMLSFLRHQSSQPPPGVGAPAPSSAPNSAAAPFRDPRRINSTPATDPRNRDPRMSVAATTNTQQQSDPRLQSRLPSSETQQNIPASQNQNAPLSRSTSDPRIGAVQQRDPRMSTGHVSPSSGGFTLPPLVSRHGPPIDPNEEIYALTPSPMVYMLRPVMLEPHQRPSLPGDIDKTDPRWKDDPRFLRYSHINVKPMAIKAPPVSSLPKLELPPLLTEQQSLPNLPTSLKPAAATLQRSLSTNSSDPRTRVVQQQPLNNIPQKPFDPRMALSDSKLDADIQSPDPLTQMPRLLLKPPDNSTGGVLGVGLGQQTDTVECAYEQSEIPENLCESPPAGSNSSSSVTLSHRYDPRFKRRPSTKQNSGGELQTQKGATIGSDEQLTGELQYAPPVDQSYKERFEYTSPLGGVDSIDTMNSYSAYNRPPNSQHVRSTQQSISSSRGSKDPRGAATGSLDASRPPFVGVQQSSQQAAFPESVAESQNAEAITDQMSSASLKQMFNTIDPTASPFC
- the LOC141912928 gene encoding uncharacterized protein LOC141912928 isoform X3, yielding MEEGELTDEEDMGTEAAPSAELNQLTVKHDKKSKKRRSHDDEEEAEDGEDGSDDSDDGRKRSKRKRKRRRKDETEDERRERKERRKKKHHRSRHDHSDDEDEGGELSADNKKSSPRRRGGHHHHAEKSASDWSEMAQNWHSSSSRGKRDRSPQDKYGNDYYGSPDRERDPLDRGYDDYGSGDDRYPPGDGASPSHDDEFDEPFSSPRQRRGRDYRGGDFGNNDDSDNDMFNNDRQTQSQAFGRGRGRGRGGRGSRSNRGRGSRGGRGGNNSHGQAFGNGPAFGEGGGSRSEQLSMKQIKKSEKYRKYVESGGKTFNKSDLNTQLQQERPKQPCRFFKDGHCAKEKECPFSHEFAPIKRPEVCKFYIVSQCTKADNCIYMHGEFPCKYYQTGAPCYAGEKCKFSHANPMSDEQKEILDNLLGRNHDDHHRPPRRSPKKSSELKGTSSTDKKIPSLLDLDLAPPPKENFSAPGHSGFYQDTFMSPQRMPMRPPLLPTPQMPPGMMIGGPPPGMSLPPPPQPSANSVVNAVAHALASAIQQQTRHQPPTSSQNPEENQQDTPVPSDNEDIEMEKQLELQTDKTAGASSVTKEENENNKENKEPTEKDQTSDSQPAGESVEEPTEAAQSTTIDEKSAENPQDGRKIAAFEIPDNLPPVQRQLLLRLQQVQQPGEGSSSPTSSTTETVDEKNKPKKSKKDKKGADEDDEDWYSDSSDDETSMPKKSLSDVLKDIAQKSTASGQVQSNPLLQSFGGLPPMPLPPPGMPLLPPPGMPPPPSGFDINGMLSFLRHQSSQPPPGVGAPAPSSAPNSAAAPFRDPRRINSTPATDPRNRDPRMSVAATTNTQQQSDPRLQSRLPSSETQQNIPASQNQNAPLSRSTSDPRIGAVQQRDPRMSTGHVSPSSGGFTLPPLVSRHGPPIDPNEEIYALTPSPMVYMLRPVMLEPHQRPSLPGDIDKTDPRWKDDPRFLRYSHINVKPMAIKAPPVSSLPKLELPPLLTEQQSLPNLPTSLKPAAATLQRSLSTNSSDPRTRVVQQQPLNNIPQKPFDPRMALSDSKLDADIQSPDPLTQMPRLLLKPPDNSTGGVLGVGLGQQTDTVECAYEQSEIPENLCESPPAGSNSSSSVTLSHRYDPRFKRRPSTKQNSGGELQTQKGATIGSDEQLTGELQYAPPVDQSYKERFEYTSPLGGVDSIDTMNSYSAYNRPPNSQHVRSTQQSISSSRGSKDPRGAATGSLDASRPPFVGVQQSSQQAAFPESVAESQNAEAITDQMSSASLKQMFNTIDPTASPFC
- the LOC141912928 gene encoding uncharacterized protein LOC141912928 isoform X2, with amino-acid sequence METADKQREAEDIDMEEGELTDEEDMGTEAAPSAELNQLTVKHDKKSKKRRSHDDEEEAEDGEDGSDDSDDGRKRSKRKRKRRRKDETEDERRERKERRKKKHHRSRHDHSDDEDEGGELSADNKKSSPRRRGGHHHHAEKSASDWSEMAQNWHSSSSRGKRDRSPQDKYGNDYYGSPDRERDPLDRGYDDYGSGDDRYPPGDGASPSHDDEFDEPFSSPRQRRGRDYRGGDFGNNDDSDNDMFNNDRQTQSQAFGRGRGRGRGGRGSRSNRGRGSRGGRGGNNSHGQAFGNGPAFGEGGGSRSEQLSMKQIKKSEKYRKYVESGGKTFNKSDLNTQLQQERPKQPCRFFKDGHCAKEKECPFSHEFAPIKRPEVCKFYIVSQCTKADNCIYMHGEFPCKYYQTGAPCYAGEKCKFSHANPMSDEQKEILDNLLGRNHDDHHRPPRRSPKKSSELKDKKIPSLLDLDLAPPPKENFSAPGHSGFYQDTFMSPQRMPMRPPLLPTPQMPPGMMIGGPPPGMSLPPPPQPSANSVVNAVAHALASAIQQQTRHQPPTSSQNPEENQQDTPVPSDNEDIEMEKQLELQTDKTAGASSVTKEENENNKENKEPTEKDQTSDSQPAGESVEEPTEAAQSTTIDEKSAENPQDGRKIAAFEIPDNLPPVQRQLLLRLQQVQQPGEGSSSPTSSTTETVDEKNKPKKSKKDKKGADEDDEDWYSDSSDDETSMPKKSLSDVLKDIAQKSTASGQVQSNPLLQSFGGLPPMPLPPPGMPLLPPPGMPPPPSGFDINGMLSFLRHQSSQPPPGVGAPAPSSAPNSAAAPFRDPRRINSTPATDPRNRDPRMSVAATTNTQQQSDPRLQSRLPSSETQQNIPASQNQNAPLSRSTSDPRIGAVQQRDPRMSTGHVSPSSGGFTLPPLVSRHGPPIDPNEEIYALTPSPMVYMLRPVMLEPHQRPSLPGDIDKTDPRWKDDPRFLRYSHINVKPMAIKAPPVSSLPKLELPPLLTEQQSLPNLPTSLKPAAATLQRSLSTNSSDPRTRVVQQQPLNNIPQKPFDPRMALSDSKLDADIQSPDPLTQMPRLLLKPPDNSTGGVLGVGLGQQTDTVECAYEQSEIPENLCESPPAGSNSSSSVTLSHRYDPRFKRRPSTKQNSGGELQTQKGATIGSDEQLTGELQYAPPVDQSYKERFEYTSPLGGVDSIDTMNSYSAYNRPPNSQHVRSTQQSISSSRGSKDPRGAATGSLDASRPPFVGVQQSSQQAAFPESVAESQNAEAITDQMSSASLKQMFNTIDPTASPFC